The following proteins are encoded in a genomic region of Protaetiibacter sp. SSC-01:
- a CDS encoding ABC transporter ATP-binding protein, with amino-acid sequence MSADLAVKAAGVGKVFDTKDGDVVALTGVDLEVRAGEFVSLIGPSGCGKSTLLRLIADLDEATSGELTIFGKPARRARIDQDYGIAFQQAGLLPWRTVGANIALPLELHKVAKGEREARVAQLAELVGLTEFVDRYPDQLSGGMQQRVAIARALAASPKLLLMDEPFGALDEMTREYLQSELTRIAAETGAAVVFVTHSIPEAVFLSDRVVVMSPRPGRITDVIETGLGEARDESLRENPAYFEKVTAVREALHGTKVERANER; translated from the coding sequence GTCGCGCTCACGGGTGTCGACCTCGAGGTGCGGGCGGGCGAGTTCGTCTCGCTCATCGGTCCGTCCGGATGCGGCAAGTCGACGCTCCTGCGCCTCATCGCCGACCTCGACGAGGCGACGAGCGGCGAGCTCACGATCTTCGGCAAGCCCGCCCGCCGCGCGCGCATCGACCAGGACTACGGCATCGCCTTCCAGCAGGCGGGGCTGCTGCCGTGGCGCACGGTCGGCGCGAACATCGCGCTGCCGCTCGAGCTGCACAAGGTGGCGAAGGGGGAGCGCGAGGCTCGCGTCGCGCAGCTCGCCGAGCTCGTGGGCCTCACGGAGTTCGTCGACCGCTACCCCGATCAGCTCTCGGGCGGCATGCAGCAGCGCGTCGCGATCGCGCGCGCCCTCGCCGCGAGCCCCAAGCTCCTGCTCATGGACGAGCCGTTCGGAGCCCTCGACGAGATGACGCGCGAGTATCTCCAGAGCGAGCTCACGCGCATCGCCGCCGAGACGGGCGCCGCCGTCGTCTTCGTGACCCACTCGATCCCCGAGGCCGTGTTCCTCTCCGACCGCGTCGTCGTCATGAGCCCCCGTCCCGGACGGATCACCGACGTCATCGAGACGGGCCTCGGCGAGGCGCGCGACGAGTCGCTGCGCGAGAACCCCGCCTACTTCGAGAAGGTCACCGCGGTGCGCGAGGCGCTCCACGGCACCAAGGTCGAGAGGGCGAACGAGCGATGA
- a CDS encoding ABC transporter permease, with product MSSAGVDTRLPQWLRVVAPIGVGVLLLVVWALYVEFGDAPRMLPSPIAIGEEFALRWNIIWDDMVITATNALIGLTVGSVLAVVLAGSAAAWRPVDGMLAPLVAALAVIPIVAITPILNTMFGASSQFGRQAVAMIAAFIPVFINVLRGLRQTKPVHRDLMRASAATSGQTFRMLTLPTAMPYLMTGLRVASSLAVIAALVAEYFGGPSDGIGTSIATYAKSGRAALAWAYVGGGILIGLVFFLITAFLERLVTRRAPG from the coding sequence ATGAGCTCGGCGGGCGTCGACACGCGCCTCCCGCAGTGGCTGCGGGTGGTCGCGCCGATCGGCGTGGGCGTGCTCCTGCTCGTCGTGTGGGCCCTCTACGTCGAGTTCGGCGACGCGCCCCGGATGCTGCCCAGCCCGATCGCGATCGGCGAGGAGTTCGCGCTCCGCTGGAACATCATCTGGGACGACATGGTCATCACGGCCACGAACGCCCTCATCGGCCTCACGGTCGGGTCGGTGCTCGCCGTCGTGCTCGCGGGCTCGGCCGCCGCGTGGCGCCCCGTCGACGGCATGCTCGCGCCCCTCGTCGCGGCGCTCGCCGTCATCCCGATCGTCGCGATCACGCCCATCCTCAACACGATGTTCGGGGCGTCGAGCCAGTTCGGCCGCCAGGCCGTCGCGATGATCGCCGCGTTCATCCCCGTCTTCATCAACGTGCTGCGCGGGCTGCGCCAGACGAAGCCCGTCCATCGCGACCTCATGCGCGCATCCGCCGCCACGAGCGGGCAGACGTTCCGGATGCTGACGCTCCCGACCGCCATGCCCTACCTCATGACGGGTCTGCGGGTCGCGAGCTCGCTCGCCGTCATCGCGGCCCTCGTCGCCGAGTACTTCGGCGGACCGTCCGACGGCATCGGCACGTCGATCGCCACCTACGCCAAGTCCGGCCGCGCCGCTCTCGCGTGGGCCTACGTGGGCGGCGGCATCCTCATCGGACTCGTGTTCTTCCTCATCACCGCGTTCCTCGAACGACTCGTGACGAGGCGCGCGCCGGGGTGA
- a CDS encoding ABC transporter substrate-binding protein: MRLSKRHGLGLASAAAVTALALSACAGPTDSDSDGADGDFTPLTSIKLQLQWLPQAQFAGYYVALEKGYFEEEGFDSVEIVPSGGDIVPQDALVAGDVDFAVAWVPKVLGSIEATGVELTDIAQVFQTSGTLQVSWKGDGITEVADFEGKRIGSWGFGNEWEIFAAMAAEGLDSTTVSITTQDFSMNALLDGDVDAAQAMTYNELAQVLETVNPATGELYTLDDLDIVSYEDTEGAMLQDALWADTQRLEDDPAYADAAVRFLKAVAKGWLFARDNPEEAATIVYDIASNAEAAFPVGPVHQLWMMNETNKLIWTGADFGVIDSAAWDKTVAGALAAVNQDGLNLITEEPPASAYSNEYIEKALAELAEEGIDLSGSYTPIDVVLTEGGQ, from the coding sequence ATGAGACTCAGCAAGAGGCACGGACTCGGGCTCGCGTCCGCGGCCGCCGTCACGGCGCTCGCTCTCTCCGCGTGCGCGGGTCCGACGGACTCCGACTCCGACGGCGCCGACGGCGACTTCACCCCGCTCACCTCCATCAAGCTGCAGCTGCAGTGGCTGCCGCAGGCCCAGTTCGCCGGTTACTACGTCGCTCTCGAGAAGGGCTACTTCGAGGAGGAGGGCTTCGACTCGGTCGAGATCGTCCCCTCGGGCGGCGACATCGTGCCGCAGGACGCGCTCGTCGCGGGCGACGTCGACTTCGCCGTCGCGTGGGTGCCGAAGGTGCTCGGCAGCATCGAGGCCACGGGCGTCGAGCTGACCGACATCGCGCAGGTCTTCCAGACCTCCGGCACGCTGCAGGTCTCCTGGAAGGGCGACGGCATCACCGAGGTCGCCGACTTCGAGGGCAAGCGCATCGGCTCGTGGGGCTTCGGCAACGAGTGGGAGATCTTCGCCGCCATGGCGGCCGAGGGCCTCGACTCGACGACCGTGTCGATCACGACGCAGGACTTCTCGATGAACGCCCTGCTCGACGGCGACGTCGACGCCGCCCAGGCGATGACCTACAACGAGCTCGCGCAGGTGCTCGAGACGGTCAACCCGGCCACGGGCGAGCTCTACACGCTCGACGACCTCGACATCGTCTCCTACGAGGACACCGAGGGTGCGATGCTGCAGGACGCCCTGTGGGCCGATACGCAGCGCCTCGAGGACGACCCGGCGTACGCGGATGCCGCGGTGCGCTTCCTGAAGGCCGTCGCGAAGGGCTGGCTCTTCGCGCGCGACAACCCCGAGGAGGCCGCCACGATCGTCTACGACATCGCGTCGAACGCCGAGGCCGCCTTCCCGGTCGGACCCGTGCACCAGCTCTGGATGATGAACGAGACCAACAAGCTCATCTGGACGGGCGCCGACTTCGGCGTCATCGACTCGGCCGCGTGGGACAAGACGGTCGCGGGCGCGCTCGCGGCGGTCAACCAGGACGGCCTCAACCTCATCACGGAGGAGCCGCCGGCATCCGCGTACTCGAACGAGTACATCGAGAAGGCGCTCGCCGAGCTCGCCGAGGAGGGCATCGACCTCTCGGGCTCCTACACTCCCATCGACGTCGTCCTCACCGAGGGCGGCCAGTAA